AAGATGAATTTTTAGTTGTCCGGCTAATTTGTTAATATGTAATGCTATCTCTTGAATATCCATATTGGCACCTTTTTCTGCCTCTTTTAAGATAAAATTGATTTCCTCCCTAATTGTATTATGCTGGCGGTTCATATTTTCTAAATTTATCATAAAACTCCTATCTGTGCGCTTTAACACACGTATAATTCGGAGGTCGAAAACATATCTTTTCGGTTTTCTCTCATACCTCCTGTTGTTTTTGCAACCAGTATAAACCACAGGAGGTAAAAAATCTGTAATATATGTTACATTTCTTCATATAACAGATTAATTCAAGAAATCCTTTACACTTTCCCTCTGCTCAAATAATACACAGCCTCCTGTATGCTCACTTTTAAGAAGTTGACTATCCTTAAGTTTTCTAAATAAAGGAGATTTTAGAGCATCTCGTAATGACATTGTCTTTAAGCTGCTATCGGAGTACGGCGAAAAAGGACAGGGTTCCGCTCCCCCCGCTGGATTAATATGAAAAAATCCTCTTCCCGCTGCCAGACAGCCACCGGTACCTTTTTCATCACCCGGAAATGATATGAAAATCATATCTGAGTATTTTACCCTTAGTTCTAAAAGTTTTTGTTCTAAGTAACTTCTTTCCTCTTCTGTTGGAGCAATTTCCACAGACTTTTCATCAGCCGGAACATACTCAATATAAAATACAAGTTTGCAGCCGGATTCACATATGGATTTTAAGAAATTTTCCTCAGTTACCATTTTAAGATTATTTTTGGTAACTGTTATCGATACACCATAAAAGATTCCCTTCTTCTTCATGGAAGCCATAGCAACGGCTAACACTTGTGCTACACCTTCACCCCTTCTTTCTTCCGTAGTTTTTTCATCCCCCTCCAAACTTAAAACTGGTAAAAGATTTCGGTTCTGATGAAAAAGCTGCAAATATTCCCTATCGATTATCGTTCCATTGGTGAATATAGGAAATAATATATTTTTAAAATCGGCTGCTGTTCGTATTACATCTCTTCGCATAAGAGGTTCCCCTCCGGCTATTAGTATAAAAGATATCCCAATCTGTGCAGCTTGGAAAAAGACAGCTTCCCAGTCACTAACCTCTAATAGGTCTTCCATATCTGTATCTATACAAGTATGATTTGCTCTGGCATAACAACCCTTACAGTGCAAATTACACTTACTTGTAATACTTGCAATCAAAAATGGAGGGATATGTTCGCCCTCCATTTCTATTTTTTTTCTTAAGGATGCTGCTTTTTTACTGTCAATAGAAAACTTTGCAATAAACGCACTTTCCCTTGGATTGGTTAACGTCGCCTGAAATGCTCCCTTAACAATATTATCAATACCTTCACTTAAATATTCGTTCAAATTAAATTCCTGATTCATCCCCTTAGCCCTTTCTGATGGATTATTTCTACTAATATATTTATGACTTTTCTTAAGCAAATTATCCTGCAATTTATTACAAAATAAAATATATCATAGAAATAGGAACTGAAGATGACCAGAATTTATATAACAGTTAATTTCTTAATTCGAGAATCCCTGCACAAAAAGACACCTTCTGATAGTAGATATTTGAAAAGTTAAGCATCGCTTTGCTTTCTGAATATATCATATAAAACTCTTCTTCATCCCATTCTTCGTTACAGTTATGTCTTACTTCTTCCATCTGTTCTCTGGTTTCAAAGGAAATATCCCCGATAATGATAAAACCGCCTGGATTTAGATTTTTCTTCATTAAATTCAAAAAATTAATCTTTTCTTCCTCGGTCAGATGATGTAGAGCATATGTACTTATAATACAATCATAGGTCAGATTCATTAATTCGCTTGGCAGTCCCTTGGTAAAATCCCAATGTATTAAATTCGCATCAGGCATTTTACTTTGTGCAGTCTTTAACATTTCGTAAGAAAAGTCTACACCATATATATCATATCCGTTTTCGTACAATCTAAAAGTAAATGTTCCTGTACCAAAGCCAATATCCAGTATTGTTTTCACAGACTTACCTTTTATCACTTTATATATACTGTCCAATACCTTTGAATATTCTGCAAAAGGATATAGATTATCTGTCTGGCTGCTTAAAACACTGCTATCATAAGTGCAAGCCCACTGGTTAAATCCTTCATCATCCATTGGACCTTTTTTAATAAAAGTTTCCTTTGTCACCTCAAGATAGGAATCAGAGGGTTCTAAATAATTCGGTCGCTCTTTGCTTATAAAACCCAGTTTTTTGTATAATCTCCATGCCTTACTGTTATTAGAATTAGGATCAACGTAAGCTCTTTTTGCCAACCCCTTATCAAATACATGACTTAATGCATATCTTAATGCATAATGAGCAATACCTTTGCCCTGAGCTTTTGGTAATAACTTTATATCCATAGCAGCTATATCATGAACTGTATTAATTTCATAAAAAGTTTCACCACAAAATCCAAGCTCTCTTGTATATATACTGTAATGTTTTCTCTTTTCTTTATTTGCCTGTAAGTGAGTATGCCATGTTTCCATTTCCTTCATAGTTATGCCCAGCCCCTGAGGAAAGCCCACGTAAAACATTACATCGCCATTATTCCACAAATTTAATATATTCTCTAAATCTTCAATCTTCGTTTCTTTTATTATAATTGAGTCTGTACTCATATGTCCTCCTGCATATTAGGAGGGTTACTTTATTTCAGCCCTCCGGTTTTTTATGTTTAGTGTATAATATTTTCTCTTCATATCGTATCATCCTTTCCGAAGTCTGTTATAAATTAACAAGTTACTCTTACATAGTATTACACCGCCTATTACATTGTCAATTACAAACTTTAGCTTAACAACATTAGAGCCCCTTTAGGCAGGATTAAATATTCCGGCAGTTGTTCTTTTAAAGTATTGTTCCAATAGGCTTTACTGATTTTCCACCAGATTTCACTTCCCTTACTGTTTACTATGATATTCTGCTCAAAGGGAGATTCTGCAACTCGCATTAAGTTGCATGGCAACGAGTTTTCCTGTTTGCTGTCAATAGCCGGCCGTATAGCATGAGCACGGATTCCGACATACTGTATGGAATCTTTGATTATTACATCCGTATGTAAGGTTATTCCCCAATCCAGTGCCTCCAAAACCGTTTCTGACACTTTTTTTGCTCTTGAAATATTCTTACATCCAGTCAATCTAGCTCCCGCTAAGTTTATAGGATTTTTAAAGATTTCCTTGGTATTACCCATAAGTACGATGGCTCCATTCTCAATTACTGCAATACTCCCGCACATTCCATACACCTCATCACGATCATGAGAAACAAGCAACGTATCACCCCTGTACCCCCTCAGACTTTCAATCAGTTCCTGCTGCAAGCTTTCCTTTAAGTAGGCATCCAAAGCAGAAAAGGGCTCATCTAACATGAGCACCTCAGGTTCATAAGCAAGAATTCTTGCCAAAGCCACTCTTTGCTGCTGCCCTCCTGATAATTCTACGGGATATCTCTTCTCAAAACCTTTAATATGTAATAGCCCTAGCATTTCATAAACTCTGGATTGTTTTTCTTTTTTTGACCCTTTTAAACCACAGCTAATGTTTTCCTCCACGGTCATATTGGGAAATAATGCATAATTTTGAAACAGATAACCTACATTTCGCTCCTGAGGCGGAAGATTAATTTTTTTCCTGGAATCAAATAATACTTTATCATTCAGCCGAATCATACCTTCATCTGGTTTTACAATCCCTGCAATACACTTTAAAGTCATACTTTTACCACATCCCGAAGCTCCTAAAAGTCCCATGGTCTCACCCGTAGTTTCTAATCTTACTTTCAGGGAAAAGCCTTTAAATTTCTTTTTGATATCAACATACAGACTCATCTCTTACCCCTCCTTACTTTACTTTTACCGAATCTTCTTTTTCTTATAGGCAGATAGTTCATAAAGAACACTACTCCAAAGGAAATAATCACAATAATGGCTACCCACAGCATAGCCTTCTCCATGTCATTACCCTGTGTAGCCATATAGATTGCTACCGGAATTGTTTGGGTTACTTTTGGTATGTTACCGGCTATCATTAAGGTTGCACCAAATTCACCTAAAGCACGGGCAAAGGCGAGAATTCCACCGGATATAACTCCCGGAAGTGCCAGGGGCATAATTACCTTCCAAAAAATCTTAATTTCTGACATACCTAATGTTCTGGCTGCATACACAAGATTTTGGTCTATCTGTTCAAAGGCCGCTTTAGTAGAACGGTACATAAGAGGAAATGCTATCACTATAGCTGCTATTACTGTAGCCGGCCACTTAAATATTATCTGAATCCCAATTTGGGACAGCAACTTTCCTAAGAGACCGTTTTTCCCGAACAGTAACAAAAGAAAGAAACCAGCTACTGTGGGAGGAAGTACCAATGGAAGGGTAAATAAACCATCCACAATCCATAATACACCTCCTCTTAGTGCCCTTACCTTATGTGCAGCGAATATACCAAGAAAAAATGTTATGACAGTTGCACAGGTTGCTGTACGAAGTGAAATCAATAAAGGTGCCCAGTCCAACACGTTTCCTCCCTTCCGTATCATATTAATTTAGTTCAAAACATTATATTTAGAGTGCAGAATTACTGGTCCTATCTTTTAAATGACTATTTTGTAATTGTCCATCTTATTTATTTTCTTCAAATCCGTATTTTTCAAATACTTCTATTGCATCTTTAGACGACAAATATTGTACAAAAGCTTTTGCAGCTTCCTGAGCTTTCGAATCCTTTACAACTGCTATGGGATATATTACCTTGGAGGTGCTTCCTACCGGTGCCTCTGCAACCACCATAACGTTATCACTGGATTTTGCATCGGTTGCATATACCACACCAGCATAGGCATTTCCCGTCGCAACCCAGGTAAGAACTTCCGTTACGTCTTTACCATAAGTTACCTTTTCCTTTACCTTGTCTAAAATTCCAAGTGTCGTAAAAATTTCCTCGGAATATTGTCCGACCGGTACACTAGCTGGATCACCCAAAGCAATAATCGGAGCTTTTACTATATCTTCAAAACTACTAAGACCTAGGTCGCTTTCCTTCGGAACAATAAGAACTACCTTATTCTCAAGTAATTCTTTTTTTGTATCATCCAAAATAAAACCGCCCTCTTCTAACGCAGTCATCTGCTTTAAAGCTGCAGACATAAATACATCAACAGGTGCTCCCTGCTCAATCTGCTGTTGTAACGTTCCTGAACTTCCAAACGTAAAAGTTAGGGTTACATTAGGGTTTGTAACTTTATAAAGTTGCTCCAATTCTTCCATTGCATTCTGTAAGCTGGCAGCCGCAGCAACTAGAATTTCCGCAGATTTGTCTTCCTTGACCGATTGTTCTGGCGTAACTGTTTGCGACGGCTGCTCAGTTAGTGTTTCAGTAACTTCTGTTATACCGTTTGCCTCCTTAGATGGATTTTTCTTATCACATCCAACGAAAGCAAAAATTGTGGCAAATAAAAGTAAAACTAAAAGCATTTTCATTTTTTTCATAAACTTTCTCCTTTTTTTTGTTCTATAATATTTTCGTGCCTGTCTTTTGGTATCCTAGGCAAAAACGATTCTATTAAAAAAAGTCTAAAGCAACATCCGCCTTAGACTTCTATGTCATTTAATTGATTCCTATGCAAGTACACAACTACTCCAATTTTCGTTTCGATTTGTTATGTTTTACTTATTGTTTTGTATTTTACACTCTCTGTTATGTTATGTCAAGTTTTCTTAATTTTAAGCAAATCTGCAACTTCTTAAGGTGTATAAAGTTCTTCCTTCAATGTAAGTTCCTTTTTCTAAAGATTGAATTTGTTACTAATATAGGCTGATTACTTTCATCCGACTTATCAGACGGTATTCACAAAGAACTTCACATGAAAAAGAACATGGTTTCAAAAAACTACCATGTTCTTCTTTATACTATATAATACAACCAGATTATTTAACGTCTTTTATACTAAAGCTTATTCTGCCCATTTTATCTTTACCAAGGCATACTACCTTTACCATATCTCCAAGAGTAAGCACATCTTCCACCTTGTCAATACGTTCTTTGGAAATCTTTGAAATATGAACCATACCCTCTTTGCCAGGAGCAAATTCAATAAAGGCTCCAAATTCCTTTATGCTTACTACTTTACCTTCAAAAACCTGACCTTCCTCAAAATCTGTAACAATGGTCTGAATTAACTTTATGGCTTTTGCAATACTTTCAGCGTCAACACCGCATACAGAAACGGCACCTTCGTCAGATATATCAATTTTTACACCTGTTAATTCAATGATTGCATTGATGGTCTTACCTCTCTGCCCAACTACATCACCGATTTTTGCAGGATCAATCTTAATCTGAACAATCTTTGGAGAATAAGGGCCTACTTCCGCACGAGGCTGTGAGATACACGGAGCCATAATATCATCTAAAATATATGTCCTTGCCTCTTTTGTTCTATAAATAGCTTTTTCAATTATTTCTCTGGTTAAACCATGAATTTTGATATCCATCTGAATAGCAGTTATACCTTTATGAGTACCTGCTACTTTAAAGTCCATATCACCAAAGAAATCCTCCAAACCTTGAATATCGGTTAAGATGATATAATCATCATCCGCCTCTCCGCTAACTAAACCAACGGAGATACCTGCAACCATACTCTTAATGGGAACACCTGCTGCCATTAAGGAAAGGGTGGAAGCACATATACTGCCCTGAGAGGTTGATCCGTTTGATTCTAATACTTCAGATACGGTACGAATTGCATAAGGGAAATCTTCCTCAGAAGGAAGTACGGGTACTAATGCTTTTTCTGCTAATGCACCATGTCCGATTTCACGTCTTCCCGGTCCTCTGGAAGGTCTTGTTTCACCAACAGAATAGGAAGGGAAATTATAGTGGTGCATATATCTTTTTGAAGTTTCATTCTCGTCAATACCATCTAACTTTTGGATTTCAGCAAGTGCACCTAGAGTTGTTATAGTAAGTACCTGTGTTTGTCCACGGGTAAACATAGCTGAGCCGTGGGTTCTCGGTAATATATCCACTTCAGCAGCAAGCTTACGTATTTCTGTAATCTGACGGCCATCCGGACGTTTTTTATCCTTTAATATCATCTTACGAACTGTTTTCTTCTGGAATTTATAAACCGCTTCATCAAGAAGAGACAGCCATTCCGGATGTTGTTCTTCATAACGAACTATTAACTTGTCCTTTATTTCACGGATATTTGCTTCTCTCACCTGTTTTTCATCTGTAAATACAGCTGATTCCATGGCTTCTGGTGTAATAAAAGCAACCATATCCTGCCACAGTTCTTCCGGAGTATCACATTTTATATAATCATGTTTTGGTTTACCACATTCAGCAACAATTGTTTCAATAAATTCAATGATTTTATGATTTAATTCATGGGCTAAAAAGATTGCTTCAATCATTTTGTCTTCCGGAAGTTCATTGGCACCGGCTTCAATCATAATAACCTTTTCTTTTGTGGAAGCTACCGTTAGACTTAGAGTAGATTTTTCTCTTTGGGAACTGGTCGGATTGAAAACGAATTCTCCGTCTACCATACCAACCATTGTAGAGGCCGTCGGGCCATCGAAAGGGATATCTGAGATTGCGGTTGCAATGGCTGAACCTAACATTGCTGTTAATTCAGGACTGCAATCCTGGTCCACACACATTACCAGATTGTTTAATGTTACATCATTTCTATAATCTTTTGGAAACAGGGGTCTCATAGGTCTGTCAATAACACGGGAGGTCAGAACAGCATTATCAGATGCCTTCCCTTCTCTTTTAATAAATCCTCCAGGTATTTTACCTACCGCATATAATTTTTCTTCATATTCAACACTTAATGGGAAGAAATCAATACCTTCCCTCGGTTTATCCGATGCGGTAGCAGTTGATAATACCACAGTATCGCCATAGTGCATAAATGCTGCACCATTAGCCTGTGCCGCTACTCTGCCAATATCAACTGTCAGGGTTCTGCCTGCAAGTTCCATGGAAAAACTTTTGTACATAGTTACTCTCCTTTAATTTGTAATTTAGTTGGAGATGCCGAAACTACTGAAAAATTCACCAAAGTTAAATATTATTCAGTATACTTTATAATATTATTTTGATAACCTTTTCAGAAGTCTCGGAATAAAGCTCCAACATACAGTAATGAAACAGGGAAATTAACCCTGTTTTTATATATTATAGCACTAATACAAAAAAATTACTACTAAATTTTTCAATTTCATTAATTGTCAGGATAATATAAAAAATTCACACTAGAGTGTGTTCGAATAATACTTTACAAGAATCGGATTCTTCATGTGTATCTCTTATTAATGAAGTCAGTATAAATACCACTTTCTTACTATTATAAAACAATACGAATTTCAACCTCATGACATCACCTTCTATTCAAGGTCAATAAGTAGGAATTGTATAGAATAACTTGCATAATAATAGAATTTGTGATAAAATTCCTGTTGGTTATACTAAGGTAATCTCTAACACAAAAGGAGTGTTTTGATGCAAAAATACGATGTAATTATTATAGGTGCCGGACCATCCGGTATTTTTTGTGCCTATGAACTTATTAAGGAAAACAAAAACCTCAATATCTTGATGGTGGAAAAGGGACGCCCCATAGAAAATAGAATGTGTCCAAAACGTACCACAAAACAATGCGTAGGCTGTAAACCCTGCTCTATTACTACCGGTTTTGCAGGTGCCGGTGCTTTCTCCGATGGTAAGCTTTCCTTATCCCCGGATGTTGGCGGTAATCTCCCTGACATTTTAGGTTATGAAAAAACTATAGAATTATTAAAAGAATCTGATGACATTTACCTTAAATTCGGTGCCGATACAAATGTGTACGGCGTTGATAAAGATGAGGAAATCCGTGAAATCAGGAGGAGGGCAATTAATGCCAACTTAAAACTGATTGAATGTCCTATCCGTCATTTGGGTACCGAAGAAGGCTATAAAATATATACCAGACTTCAAGAACATCTTCTGGCTGAAGGCGTTACTATGCTCTTCCATACCATGATACAAGATATTCTAATTGAAGACCAGCAGGCAAAAGGTGTTATAACAACAGATGGAACTACTTATTATGCGGATGAGATTGTCTCTGCAATCGGTCGTGAGGGTTCTGATTGGTTTAGCCACATCTGTGAATCCCATGGAATTGAAACGAAAGTAGGCACAGTTGATATTGGTGTCCGTGTAGAAGTTCGTGATGAAGTTATGGAATTCCTAAATAAGAATCTCTATGAAGCAAAACTGGTATACTACACCCCAACTTTTGATGACAAAGTCCGTACCTTCTGTTCCAACCCTTCCGGAGAGGTTGCTACGGAATATTATGAAAACGGCTTAGCGGTTGTTAACGGACACGCTTATAAATCCCAAGAATATAAGACGAATAATACGAATTTTGCAATACTGGTTTCTAAAAACTTTACAAAACCTTTTAGAACCCCTATTGACTACGGTAAATACATTGCACAGTTAAGTAATATGCTTTGTGATGGAAAAATCCTAGTACAAACTTTTGGTGATTTTCAAAGAGGACGAAGAACCACAGAAGAGAGACTTTGCAGAAACAATCTGATACCAACTCTAAAGGATGCTGTTCCGGGAGACTTATCTTTAGTATTCCCTCACCGTATTATGGTTGATATCAAGGAAATGATACTGGCACTGGATAAAGTAACGCCAGGCATTGCCAGCGATGAAACCCTGCTTTACGGTGTAGAGGTTAAATTCTATTCCAATAAAGTAGTTGTAAATCAAGATTTTGAAACCAGTATAAAAGGTCTTCGTGCTATTGGTGACGGTGCTTCTGTAACTAGAGGTCTTCAACAGGCATCTGCTAACGGCATCAGTGTTGCAAGAAGTATCGTAGCTGGATTAGCTAGGTAATAAAATTCGAATTATTTGATTCATTCTGATAAACGGATTTTAAAAATTGGACACCCAAACGTTGTCTAAAGAATTGGCAAGCTATGGGTGTCCAATTTTTATACCTATTTTCTATAAAATTGAAGTAAAGAAAAAGAGCGGATATAATCCACTCTTCTTCCATTGAAAGTTATATTTAAAAAATTATTTTCTTAAACCTAAACGTTCAATTAAAGCACGGTAACCTTCGATATTTGTTTTCTTTAAATATTCAAGTAACCCTCTTCTTTGACCAACCATCTTTAAAAGACCGCGTCTGGAATGGTGATCTTTTTTGTTAGTCTTTAAATGTTCAGTTAATTCCCCAATTCTTGCAGTTAAAAGTGCAATCTGTACTTCAGGTGAACCTGTGTCCTCTGGAGTTCTTCCGTAAGCTGCAATAATTTCATGTTTCTTTTCTTTACTAATCATATTAATATTCCTCCTAAATTTTAAACGCCAAATACCAAGATTAAGGTCGGAGTGTCCTACTTCTGAGTATAGGCTATATTCATACGTATCTAATGATAACATAGTCTGTCTCATTTGTAAACAAAAATAATTCAGAAGATTCCTTTTACCAGATAATGAACTTTTTTTTATAAAATCCATATATTAAAATTATCTAATTCATTTATACAAATCAAGGAGGCTGTAATGAACCCCAGAATCTATGATTTTGCTATAATAGGCGGAGATAAAAGGCTGGTCTGCATGGCAGAAAACTTGCACAGCCTGGGATATTCCGTCATACTCTACGGACTTCCAGATTCTTCTCCTATACTAAGTTTATATGCCAATTCCCTGGCAGAGGCTATAGATTCCAGTAAGGTTATTATCACTCCCATCCCGGTTTCAAAAGATGGTGTCCACATTCTGTCTCAAAAGGCAGAATCTGATTTGACCATAGATAACCTATGTAAGTTACTCTCATCAGATCAAACAGTATACGGAGGATGCCTGACTGAACTTATGACAGATTACTTTAAGAAACACCGCATCCCCTTCAAAGATTTTATGGAACAGGAAGAAATTACTTTATTTAATACCATAGCTACTGCTGAAGGATCCATTGCAGAGGCTATTTCAGAAAGTACCACGAACCTGCACGGCTGCTCCTGCCTTATATTAGGTTTTGGAAGGTGCGCCAGAACTTTGGCAGAGAAGCTCAAAGGATTGTGTAGTAAAGTGGATATTACAGCCAGGTCTTCAGTTGCCCTTGCGGCTGCTGATGCATCCTCATTTGGGGCATTTTCATTAGAGGAACTAAAGG
The nucleotide sequence above comes from Anaerocolumna cellulosilytica. Encoded proteins:
- the dpsA gene encoding dipicolinate synthase subunit DpsA; the encoded protein is MNPRIYDFAIIGGDKRLVCMAENLHSLGYSVILYGLPDSSPILSLYANSLAEAIDSSKVIITPIPVSKDGVHILSQKAESDLTIDNLCKLLSSDQTVYGGCLTELMTDYFKKHRIPFKDFMEQEEITLFNTIATAEGSIAEAISESTTNLHGCSCLILGFGRCARTLAEKLKGLCSKVDITARSSVALAAADASSFGAFSLEELKEQIEHYDYIFNTIPSVVLTKDLLSHTKPGVVIIDIASAPGGVDFEAAKELGRFAKLSLGLPGKYAPKSSAACLTDFLLSDLRKK
- a CDS encoding GNAT family N-acetyltransferase, which produces MSTDSIIIKETKIEDLENILNLWNNGDVMFYVGFPQGLGITMKEMETWHTHLQANKEKRKHYSIYTRELGFCGETFYEINTVHDIAAMDIKLLPKAQGKGIAHYALRYALSHVFDKGLAKRAYVDPNSNNSKAWRLYKKLGFISKERPNYLEPSDSYLEVTKETFIKKGPMDDEGFNQWACTYDSSVLSSQTDNLYPFAEYSKVLDSIYKVIKGKSVKTILDIGFGTGTFTFRLYENGYDIYGVDFSYEMLKTAQSKMPDANLIHWDFTKGLPSELMNLTYDCIISTYALHHLTEEEKINFLNLMKKNLNPGGFIIIGDISFETREQMEEVRHNCNEEWDEEEFYMIYSESKAMLNFSNIYYQKVSFCAGILELRN
- the rpsO gene encoding 30S ribosomal protein S15 gives rise to the protein MISKEKKHEIIAAYGRTPEDTGSPEVQIALLTARIGELTEHLKTNKKDHHSRRGLLKMVGQRRGLLEYLKKTNIEGYRALIERLGLRK
- a CDS encoding radical SAM protein; the protein is MLKKSHKYISRNNPSERAKGMNQEFNLNEYLSEGIDNIVKGAFQATLTNPRESAFIAKFSIDSKKAASLRKKIEMEGEHIPPFLIASITSKCNLHCKGCYARANHTCIDTDMEDLLEVSDWEAVFFQAAQIGISFILIAGGEPLMRRDVIRTAADFKNILFPIFTNGTIIDREYLQLFHQNRNLLPVLSLEGDEKTTEERRGEGVAQVLAVAMASMKKKGIFYGVSITVTKNNLKMVTEENFLKSICESGCKLVFYIEYVPADEKSVEIAPTEEERSYLEQKLLELRVKYSDMIFISFPGDEKGTGGCLAAGRGFFHINPAGGAEPCPFSPYSDSSLKTMSLRDALKSPLFRKLKDSQLLKSEHTGGCVLFEQRESVKDFLN
- the modB gene encoding molybdate ABC transporter permease subunit — its product is MDWAPLLISLRTATCATVITFFLGIFAAHKVRALRGGVLWIVDGLFTLPLVLPPTVAGFFLLLLFGKNGLLGKLLSQIGIQIIFKWPATVIAAIVIAFPLMYRSTKAAFEQIDQNLVYAARTLGMSEIKIFWKVIMPLALPGVISGGILAFARALGEFGATLMIAGNIPKVTQTIPVAIYMATQGNDMEKAMLWVAIIVIISFGVVFFMNYLPIRKRRFGKSKVRRGKR
- the modA gene encoding molybdate ABC transporter substrate-binding protein encodes the protein MKKMKMLLVLLLFATIFAFVGCDKKNPSKEANGITEVTETLTEQPSQTVTPEQSVKEDKSAEILVAAAASLQNAMEELEQLYKVTNPNVTLTFTFGSSGTLQQQIEQGAPVDVFMSAALKQMTALEEGGFILDDTKKELLENKVVLIVPKESDLGLSSFEDIVKAPIIALGDPASVPVGQYSEEIFTTLGILDKVKEKVTYGKDVTEVLTWVATGNAYAGVVYATDAKSSDNVMVVAEAPVGSTSKVIYPIAVVKDSKAQEAAKAFVQYLSSKDAIEVFEKYGFEENK
- a CDS encoding NAD(P)/FAD-dependent oxidoreductase encodes the protein MQKYDVIIIGAGPSGIFCAYELIKENKNLNILMVEKGRPIENRMCPKRTTKQCVGCKPCSITTGFAGAGAFSDGKLSLSPDVGGNLPDILGYEKTIELLKESDDIYLKFGADTNVYGVDKDEEIREIRRRAINANLKLIECPIRHLGTEEGYKIYTRLQEHLLAEGVTMLFHTMIQDILIEDQQAKGVITTDGTTYYADEIVSAIGREGSDWFSHICESHGIETKVGTVDIGVRVEVRDEVMEFLNKNLYEAKLVYYTPTFDDKVRTFCSNPSGEVATEYYENGLAVVNGHAYKSQEYKTNNTNFAILVSKNFTKPFRTPIDYGKYIAQLSNMLCDGKILVQTFGDFQRGRRTTEERLCRNNLIPTLKDAVPGDLSLVFPHRIMVDIKEMILALDKVTPGIASDETLLYGVEVKFYSNKVVVNQDFETSIKGLRAIGDGASVTRGLQQASANGISVARSIVAGLAR
- a CDS encoding sulfate/molybdate ABC transporter ATP-binding protein — its product is MSLYVDIKKKFKGFSLKVRLETTGETMGLLGASGCGKSMTLKCIAGIVKPDEGMIRLNDKVLFDSRKKINLPPQERNVGYLFQNYALFPNMTVEENISCGLKGSKKEKQSRVYEMLGLLHIKGFEKRYPVELSGGQQQRVALARILAYEPEVLMLDEPFSALDAYLKESLQQELIESLRGYRGDTLLVSHDRDEVYGMCGSIAVIENGAIVLMGNTKEIFKNPINLAGARLTGCKNISRAKKVSETVLEALDWGITLHTDVIIKDSIQYVGIRAHAIRPAIDSKQENSLPCNLMRVAESPFEQNIIVNSKGSEIWWKISKAYWNNTLKEQLPEYLILPKGALMLLS
- a CDS encoding polyribonucleotide nucleotidyltransferase; amino-acid sequence: MYKSFSMELAGRTLTVDIGRVAAQANGAAFMHYGDTVVLSTATASDKPREGIDFFPLSVEYEEKLYAVGKIPGGFIKREGKASDNAVLTSRVIDRPMRPLFPKDYRNDVTLNNLVMCVDQDCSPELTAMLGSAIATAISDIPFDGPTASTMVGMVDGEFVFNPTSSQREKSTLSLTVASTKEKVIMIEAGANELPEDKMIEAIFLAHELNHKIIEFIETIVAECGKPKHDYIKCDTPEELWQDMVAFITPEAMESAVFTDEKQVREANIREIKDKLIVRYEEQHPEWLSLLDEAVYKFQKKTVRKMILKDKKRPDGRQITEIRKLAAEVDILPRTHGSAMFTRGQTQVLTITTLGALAEIQKLDGIDENETSKRYMHHYNFPSYSVGETRPSRGPGRREIGHGALAEKALVPVLPSEEDFPYAIRTVSEVLESNGSTSQGSICASTLSLMAAGVPIKSMVAGISVGLVSGEADDDYIILTDIQGLEDFFGDMDFKVAGTHKGITAIQMDIKIHGLTREIIEKAIYRTKEARTYILDDIMAPCISQPRAEVGPYSPKIVQIKIDPAKIGDVVGQRGKTINAIIELTGVKIDISDEGAVSVCGVDAESIAKAIKLIQTIVTDFEEGQVFEGKVVSIKEFGAFIEFAPGKEGMVHISKISKERIDKVEDVLTLGDMVKVVCLGKDKMGRISFSIKDVK